One region of Tachysurus vachellii isolate PV-2020 chromosome 11, HZAU_Pvac_v1, whole genome shotgun sequence genomic DNA includes:
- the cfap276 gene encoding cilia- and flagella-associated protein 276 — protein MSRDPFPFPKYDNDQTFSGSKPCQKPPFKTPTHIAQNEEPWSRLNDSQTLSSMRRSVLYHKEAQKDSLDFHLSAFYNNHVDFLLNKNETLFQKESLLRDNRGNDDDAQKCNDYNMKIRVWINPQRYSVHSIEGAIESHHNASTNRGYSRKHDGGFFSI, from the exons ATGTCGCGAGACCCTTTTCCTTTCCCTAAATACGACAACGATCAGACTTTTTCCGGAAGTAAACCATGCCAG AAGCCGCCATTTAAAACCCCCACACACATCGCTCAGAATGAAGAGCCGTGGAGCCGCTTAAACGACAGCCAGACTTTATCCAGCATGAGGAGAAGTGTCCTGTACCATAAAGAG GCCCAAAAAGACAGCCTGGACTTCCATCTCAGCGCTTTCTACAATAACCATGTGGATTTCCTTCTGAACAAGAACGAAACTTTGTTCCAGAAGGAGTCGCTGTTGAGAGACAATAG GGGTAACGATGACGATGCTCAAAAATGTAACGattataatatgaaaataagaGTGTGGATAAACCCCCAGAGGTATTCCGTCCATAGCATCGAAGGGGCGATAG AGTCTCACCATAACGCGTCTACAAACAGAGGCTACTCCAGGAAGCATGATGGCGGATTTTTCTCAATTTAA
- the inavaa gene encoding innate immunity activator protein encodes MDCKEEISDSDSGIILNSGPDSPTSPVKDLSTHTRVIRLKHQALEDRLELCLLELKKLCIREAELTGKLSSEYPLLPNEKPPQIRRRVGASFKLDEGLLPHGNGEKSELHSLEADLALQRQIYEASRRLSLEENISKPVRKSRLQQCKHEEKKMKELQEAVMKHCINQSCISPKPCRSSRQRDLCISDDSSLSDAAAHDDDLEPGPLSPMTLDSGSSFQHVLTLSPHHGSKHAGSRSSLEYNRSPIQNIPWTESSLDQPYQKHKKLPSASSSRSSSPTGSSIDQRLDDIPPAPQFVFKSLAMRNNNSSSTPSTPELPLRRHISQSFRFPRTKPEVNKPSLDLSRGRTKLPRRRVTDFALAYSVQRLYQCSSEDSSSEHSISSYSSSSSHELTSELTKACPPPYGFHCTTPNNSQGQRSTNNILPKNNQTVNKQINKPTVTSPCQNNSYDRMLPERDIRKLNLDLTSLHTNKQQIEVTSPKRLLKPPPPYHRLARTPSLKEYPNHPSRLLPRDVVTNDLRAWHERNNVGEIKFLPLERHGSMRAKRTPDQEPPPYHQIQSQRQTPQKVILQRAPDGTPLQWYEEEDCEIVSQV; translated from the exons ATGGACTGCAAGGAAGAAATCAGTGACTCGGACAGTGGGATCATCTTAAATTCTG GTCCAGACAGTCCTACATCTCCTGTGAAGGACCTCAGCACTCACACACGGGTCATTAGGCTGAAGCACCAGGCTCTGGAGGACAGACTGGAGCTGTGTCTTCTGGAGCTAAAGAAACTATGCATCAGAGAAGCA gAACTTACAGGAAAGTTGTCATCTGAATATCCTTTGCTGCCGAATGAGAAACCACCACAGATCAGGCGACGTGTTGGAGCGTCCTTTAAACTGGATGAAGGGCTGCTTCCTCATGGGAATGGAGAG AAATCAGagttgcattcacttgaggctGATTTGGCCCTCCAGCGACAGATATATGAAGCATCCCGAAGGCTGTCTCTtgaggaaaatatcagcaagccGGTAAGGAAGAGCCGACTGCAGCAATGCAAACAcgaggaaaagaaaatgaaggagCTCCAGGAAGCTGTGATGAAACACTGCATTAACCAGAGCTGTATTTCACCAAAGCCCTGCCGTTCCTCCAGACAGAGAG ATCTGTGCATATCTGATGACAGCTCACTGTCTGATGCTGCTGCCCATGATGATG ATTTAGAGCCAGGCCCATTGTCCCCGATGACTCTAGACTCTGGGAGTAGTTTCCAGCATGTACTGACCCTTTCGCCTCATCATGGATCAAAGCATGCAGGTTCCAGATCCAGCCTAGAATACAACCGATCTCCAATCCAAAATATTCCATGGACAGAATCCAGTCTGGATCAGCCATATCAGAAACACAAGAAGCTTCCCTctgccagcagcagcaggtcAAG CAGTCCAACAGGAAGCTCTATAGATCAGAGACTGGATGACATTCCTCCTGCTCCACAGTTCGTGTTCAAAAGCCTGGCAATGCGCAACAATAACTCCAGCAGCACCCCGTCTACCCCAGAACTGCCGCTGCGCCGCCACATCTCCCAGTCCTTCAG GTTTCCCAGAACCAAGCCAGAGGTAAACAAACCGAGTTTAGATCTGAGCCGTGGAAGGACGAAGCTCCCGCGTCGCCGGGTCACTGACTTTGCATTAGCTTACTCAGTGCAGCGTCTGTATCAGTGCAGCTCAGAGGACAGCAGCTCGGAGCACTCCATATCCTCCTACAGCAGCTCATCCAGCCATGAGTTAACTTCTGAGCTGACCAAAGCTTGCCCACCTCCTTACGGTTTTCACTGCACCACTCCAAACAACTCCCAGGGCCAGCGCTCCACCAACAACATCCTTCCCAAAAACAACcaaactgtaaacaaacaaattaacaaacccACTGTGACCAGCCCATGTCAAAATAATAGCTATGACAGGATGCTGCCAGAGAGAGATATTAGAAAGCTAAACCTGGATTTGACATCTctacatacaaataaacagcAAATAGAGGTGACGTCACCTAAGCGTTTACTTAAACCACCTCCACCGTACCATAGGCTGGCACGCACACCTTCACTGAAGGAGTATCCCAATCATCCTAGCAGGCTGCTTCCTCGAGATGTTGTCACAAACGATCTCAGGGCATGGCATgagaggaacaatgtgggtGAAATCAAGTTTCTGCCACTGGAACGACATGGGTCTATGCGTGCTAAACGCACACCAGATCAAGAGCCGCCACCATACCACCAGATCCAGTCTCAGAGACAG ACTCCTCAGAAAGTGATCCTCCAGAGAGCTCCTGATGGAACTCCTCTGCAGTGGTATGAAGAAGAAGACTGTGAGATTGTAAGCCAGGTCTAG
- the rpl10a gene encoding large ribosomal subunit protein uL1, producing MSSHCSGWGSIPRQGDNPATEGLTLNACSKPGSNGRDVSGRASGVKPVPIKYADQIIRCGHNKHGRFGSLRLTLDAYNCRHFLQVFLFQAPCGRGRQAKMSKVSRDTLYEAVREVQAGSISKRRKFLETVELQISLKNYDPQKDKRFSGTVRLKTTPRPKFSVCVLGDQQHCDEAKAADMPHMDIEALKKLNKNKKLVKKLAKKYDAFLASESLIKQIPRILGPGLNKAGKFPSLLTHNENLNTKVDEVKSTIKFQMKKVLCLAVAVGHVRMSEDELVYNIHLSVNFLVSLLKKNWQNVRALYIKSTMGKPQRLY from the exons ATGAGCTCTCATTGCAGTGGctggggttcaattcccaggcagggagataacccagccactgaaggaTTAACTCTCAATGCTTGTTCAAAGCCTGGATCCAATGGAAGGGATGTATCAGGAAGGGCTTCCGGAGTCAAACCTGTGCCGATCAAATATGCAGACCAGATAATCCGttgtg GCCACAACAAACATGGACGCTTCGGCAGCCTGCGTTTGACTCTAGACGCCTATAATTGTCGTCACTTCCTGCAGGTCTTCCTTTTTCAAGCTCCGTGTGGCAGGGGAAGACAAGCTAAAATGAG caaGGTCTCGAGAGATACGCTGTACGAGGCTGTTCGGGAGGTCCAGGCTGGCTCCATTTCTAAGAGGAGAAA GTTCCTGGAAACCGTGGAGCTGCAGATCAGCTTGAAGAACTATGATCCCCAGAAGGACAAGCGTTTCTCAGGCACTGTCAG GCTGAAGACCACTCCACGTCCCAAGTTCTCGGTGTGCGTTCTTGGGGACCAGCAGCATTGTGACGAAGCCAAGGCTGCTGACATGCCACACATGGACATTGAGGCACTCAAAAAGCTCAACAAGAACAAGAAGCTGGTCAAGAAACTGG CTAAGAAATACGATGCCTTCCTGGCTTCCGAGTCACTGATTAAGCAGATCCCTCGTATCCTGGGCCCTGGCCTGAACAAAGCCGGAAAGTTCCCTTCTCTTCTCACCCACAATGAGAACCTGAATACCAAGGTGGATGAGGTCAAATCCACAATTAAGTTCCAGATGAAAAAG GTGCTGTGTCTGGCTGTGGCAGTGGGCCATGTTAGGATGTCTGAGGATGAGCTGGTCTACAACATTCATCTTTCTGTTAACTTCTTGGTGTCTCTGCTGAAGAAGAACTGGCAGAATGTCAGAGCTCTCTACATCAAGAGCACCATGGGAAAGCCTCAGCGTCTCTATTAG
- the fance gene encoding Fanconi anemia group E protein: MKELLQCFGGRSRFLVQTLLTGGINRAHKVFLKQRSADPHCTLSDVLQTLCQDQECVDEHTHILTTKPLVFLFPAVFKHDLLCFLHLLHPGLPRESVLSLLRCLAQDAEKNPWVCALTCQLYKDLGDEGFREDTLLTPECVLSLKDLCDRFKDFREKRGWDLCLNERRSDELPGDCQIDVGLKKRKSEITEVHMDSDADEPESKRRKIDLASHGGPEDRKVVVGQEESDVKTMQLDKELEGDSSATSPVPEKDCGNVLPDHIKAAVPLIKELLDSGTEWDESCVPTIKVLNECDANQLEVICAMLCLPETSEQSLPHFCSSVLALSQDLSHSTASVIIKNLLLGKVRSLNEPPSRCLVTAITSLCTRYPRPTCQALIEPLIKEGQTGSAQAELICRLAKDCLEPYHRLLVFQMTLMVSWNEGVLSVIHDLLDLKIELSEEIFSQFTNKLSSQTPHFTKSMKFAKMMLTVLTKFQSHVTAACQHTLSCCISFNETFLKKSLQAALKRINVN, encoded by the exons ATGAAAGAGTTACTACAGTGTTTTGGTGGTCGCTCACGCTTTCTGGTCCAGACTTTACTCACAGGAGGAATAAACAGAGCTCATAAAGTGTTTCTCAAGCAGAGATCCGCTGATCCTCACTGCACTTTATCAGATGTCCTGCAGACGTTATGTCAGGACCAGGAGTGTGtggatgaacacacacacatactcactac taAACCACTggtgttcctgtttcctgctgTGTTTAAGCATGACCTTCTGTGTTTTCTGCATCTTCTGCACCCTGGTTTACCAAGAGAGAGTGTATTGTCTCTGCTCCGCTGCCTGGCACAGGACGCTGAGAAAAATCCATGGGTTTGTGCCTTAACTTGTCAGCTGTACAAAGACCTCGGGGATGAGGGGTTTAGAGAAGACACATTGCTCACGCCAGAATGTGTCCTGAGCCTGAAAGATCTTTGCGATCGGTTTAAAGATTTTCGGGAAAAACGAGGGTGGGATCTCTGTCTGAATGAACGTAGGAGTGATGAATTGCCTGGAGATTGTCAGATAGATGTAGGGCTCAAGAAGAGGAAAAGTGAGATCACAGAGGTGCATATGGATTCTGATGCTGATGAACCAGAGAGCAAAAGGAGAAAGATTGACCTTGCAAGTCACGGTGGTCCTGAAGACAGAAAGGTGGTTGTGGGTCAGGAGGAATCGGATGTAAAAACAATGCAGCTTGATAAGGAGCTGGAAGGAGATTCTTCAGCAACATCACCAGTGCCAGAAAAAGACTGTGGAAATGTCTTACCAGATCATATAAAG gcAGCTGTTCCTTTGATAAAAGAATTATTGGACTCTGGAACAGAG tGGGATGAAAGCTGTGTGCCTACAATTAAAGTGCTAAATGAATGTGATGCAAATCAG CTGGAGGTCATTTGTGCAATGCTGTGTTTACCTGAAACGTCTGAGCAAAGTTTACCACATTTCTGTAGCAGCGTGCTGGCTCTGTCTCAAGACCTCAGCCACAGCACAGCCTCAGTTATCATCAAGAACCTTTTACTCGGCAAG GTTCGTTCCCTCAATGAGCCACCCTCCCGCTGTCTGGTCACAGCTATAACGTCTCTGTGCACTCGTTACCCGAGGCCGACCTGTCAGGCTCTTATAGAACCACTCATAAAGGAAGGACAAACAG GCAGTGCCCAGGCTGAACTGATCTGTCGGCTGGCGAAAGACTGCCTTGAACCCTATCACAGGCTTCTTGTGTTTCA GATGACGCTTATGGTTTCCTGGAACGAGGGTGTGTTGTCAGTCATCCATGACTTGCTGGATTTAAAG ATTGAGCTGAGTGAAGAGATTTTTTCTCAGTTCACCAATAAACTGAGCAGTCAGACCCCACACTTCACCAAGTCTATGAAGTTTGCTAAAATGATGCTCACTGTCCTGACAAAGTTCCAGTCGCAC GTGACTGCCGCATGTCAGCACACACTATCCTGCTGTATTTCATTTAATGAGACTTTCCTGAAGAAGTCCCTCCAAGCTGCTTTAAAACGCATTAATGTCAACTAA
- the mkrn4 gene encoding makorin, ring finger protein, 4 — translation MEKITQVTGDQRRNGICRQFVNGACRLGQHCSYLHEFPAVPSVQVCRYFQKGGCWFGENCRYLHIAGPDSESSGARRGSAPVVNASALPGRVSANRRGSEPSLYPVLGAYSWRRRGSEPLILGLSYQHTSQRPTTDIAEEEENAVSEAGSILHQQEKGLQPQESADLSSHRLPCNIADDPASKAASEGQERTDSKTDKQESGATASVDQGQSESYNQSKDVICGICMDKVYEKSTVRERRFGILPNCSHAFCLGCIMTWRKTKDFQEEVIKACPQCRVKSSFYIPSKYWVYESEPKEALIASFKDKSSKIKCNFFMRHGCCPFASECIFSHELPPGHRPQRRCFRPKSALELLEDMDSEDQRLLSYLIALTLLDDDDFDFVQFELV, via the exons ATGGAGAAAATCACACAGGTGACGGGAGACCAAAGACGTAATGGTATTTGTAG GCAGTTTGTAAACGGTGCATGCAGGTTGGGTCAGCACTGCTCTTATCTGCATGAATTTCCTGCGGTACCTTCAGTTCAAGTGTGCAGGTACTTCCAAAAAGGAGGCTGCTGGTTTGGGGAAAACTGCAG GTATCTTCATATTGCCGGTCCAGACAGTGAGTCTTCTGGTGCCAGGCGTGGTTCAGCACCTGTAGTCAATGCTTCTGCCTTGCCAGGTCGTGTTTCAGCTAATCGGCGGGGTTCTGAGCCTTCACTTTACCCTGTGCTGGGTGCATACAGCTGGAGGCGACGAGGGTCTGAACCCTTGATCTTGGGTTTAAGCTACCAGCATACTTCACAACGTCCAACTACAGATATTGCTGAGGAGGAAGAGAATGCTGTGTCGGAAGCAGGGTCTATACTTCACCAGCAGG AGAAGGGGTTACAGCCACAGGAAAGTGCTGACCTGAGTTCCCATCGTTTACCCTGCAATATTGCAGATGACCCTGCATCTAAAGCTGCATCAGAGGGTCAAGAGAGAACTGATTCTAAGACAGACAAGCAG GAGAGTGGTGCAACAGCTTCGGTTGACCAGGGACAATCTGAGTCCTACAATCAAAGCAAAGACGTCATCTGTGGTATTTGCATGGACAAAGTTTATGAAAAAAGCACAGTGCGTGAGAGACGCTTTGGAATCCTGCCCAACTGCAGTCATGCCTTCTGTCTTGGCTGCATTATGACTTGGCGAAAGACCAAAGACTTTCAGGAAGAGGTCATAAA AGCCTGTCCACAGTGTAGAGTGAAGTCCTCTTTTTACATTCCCAGTAAGTACTGGGTTTATGAGAGTGAGCCAAAGGAAGCACTGATTGCTTCATTTAAAGACAAGAGCAG taaaataaagtgCAATTTCTTCATGCGTCATGGATGCTGCCCCTTTGCATCGGAGTGCATCTTTAGCCATGAGCTACCACCTGGCCACAGACCTCAACGCAGATGTTTTAGACCAAAG AGTGCTTTGGAGTTGCTAGAAGATATGGATAGTGAGGACCAGCGGCTTTTAAGCTATCTTATTGCCCTGACCCTTTTGGATGATGACGACTTTGATTTTGTCCAATTTGAGCTTGTTTGA